One window of Halorussus sp. MSC15.2 genomic DNA carries:
- a CDS encoding ATPase domain-containing protein, with amino-acid sequence MSVSTGSDVLDRILDGGFPENRSILISGGPGVGKSTLAMQFLQAGLADGDRCLYVSTEQTAEELRSSFEGFDFDLDHPNLTIVHVHARTGRTIEEGEQNLTMQTTDGDEVLGEGYSAPFEMQYVEEYLSRFAPCDRVVFDSTASLAGIRDDSHFFQRAILDLVRLFTDEFGATSLLTAEALVSDDDSADRLAPATVLEFSTHGVVRLRRSPVEGNPRRSLRVVKMRGVDHDTREYELGIDDDGVFLTPQNRTHDFGIGNDVISTGFEGLDDISGGLTKGSGVLFEHDGRAFVDGLVVGMAASAVDSGMGIWLVPSPSLTPTRFESMLPADEDEIPALLDSDSLFVLDSFNAWGAYADHRNVYAASSSGLLSRLMSKSATASMAFVKRVLRDITNRRDRPVLALVYTEAFLRWFDAPQVRELYYWARENVSFEEDTVTYIHNPETMETNLAEFFVYDAQHMYRTWKHENDIQYIEAEKSIAGTTKSMGVVNHVETAPYVEVTRPTK; translated from the coding sequence ATGTCCGTCTCTACCGGGAGCGACGTTCTAGATAGAATCCTCGACGGCGGTTTTCCGGAAAATAGGTCGATACTGATTTCGGGCGGGCCGGGCGTCGGGAAGAGTACGCTGGCGATGCAGTTCCTCCAAGCGGGACTGGCGGACGGCGACCGGTGTCTCTACGTCTCGACCGAGCAGACGGCCGAGGAACTCCGGTCGTCGTTCGAGGGGTTCGACTTCGACCTCGACCATCCGAACCTGACCATCGTCCACGTCCACGCCCGGACCGGGCGAACCATCGAGGAGGGCGAGCAGAACCTGACGATGCAGACCACCGACGGCGACGAGGTTCTCGGCGAGGGGTACTCCGCGCCGTTCGAGATGCAGTACGTCGAGGAGTACCTCTCGCGGTTCGCGCCGTGCGACCGGGTCGTCTTCGACAGCACGGCCAGTCTCGCGGGCATCCGCGACGATTCGCACTTCTTCCAGCGCGCCATCCTCGACCTCGTTCGACTGTTCACGGACGAGTTCGGGGCGACCTCGCTGCTCACGGCCGAAGCGCTCGTCTCCGACGACGACTCGGCCGACAGACTCGCCCCGGCGACGGTGCTGGAGTTCTCGACGCACGGCGTCGTTCGCCTCCGGCGGAGTCCGGTCGAGGGGAACCCGCGCCGGTCGCTCCGGGTCGTGAAGATGCGCGGCGTGGACCACGACACCCGCGAGTACGAACTCGGCATCGACGACGACGGGGTGTTCCTGACGCCACAGAATCGGACCCACGACTTCGGCATCGGGAACGACGTAATCTCGACCGGGTTCGAGGGTCTCGACGATATAAGCGGCGGTCTCACCAAGGGGAGCGGGGTCCTCTTCGAACACGACGGCCGGGCGTTCGTGGACGGACTGGTCGTCGGGATGGCCGCCAGCGCCGTCGACTCGGGCATGGGCATCTGGCTGGTTCCGTCGCCGTCGCTCACGCCGACCCGGTTCGAGTCGATGCTTCCGGCCGACGAGGACGAGATTCCGGCGCTGCTCGACTCCGACTCGCTGTTCGTGCTCGACTCGTTCAACGCTTGGGGGGCCTACGCCGACCACCGGAACGTCTACGCGGCGTCGTCCAGCGGCCTGCTCAGTCGACTGATGAGCAAGAGCGCGACCGCGTCGATGGCGTTCGTCAAGCGTGTGCTCCGGGACATCACGAACCGGCGCGACCGTCCCGTCCTCGCGCTGGTGTACACCGAGGCGTTCCTCCGGTGGTTCGACGCGCCGCAGGTCCGGGAACTCTACTACTGGGCGCGCGAGAACGTCTCGTTCGAGGAGGACACCGTGACGTACATCCACAACCCCGAGACCATGGAGACGAACCTCGCGGAGTTCTTCGTCTACGACGCCCAGCACATGTACCGGACGTGGAAGCACGAGAACGACATCCAGTACATCGAGGCCGAGAAGTCCATCGCCGGGACCACGAAGTCGATGGGCGTCGTCAACCACGTCGAGACCGCGCCGTACGTGGAGGTCACGCGTCCGACGAAGTGA
- a CDS encoding outer membrane protein assembly factor BamD: MGADVTDLVETVTSSDEPAEVESISNHELPPEIRALIDEYDAFEGSRDPFLWKWVHRLTPHFTFSFVPDDRVTEVRTAKTLGTVFITILDDFLEKDRDRETFDEAAKIPHSAYEMDPDREAVQSEQLRLAKRVWDDLRDVLADAPRSEFYLPLFRFDTQQAVDAIRYSYLLGRYPELANYRELTLHESHNVMMFAYADIDLMYSPALPTDDLAQLRRMVWQAQMMARIGNWVATWEREIRETDFSSGPVVHALEEGLLTYDELERLREDPEYREEVVERLRDADVDAAFFERWQGHYEELERLAADLSTIDATSYVEGMETVLRYFIWGKGRV, translated from the coding sequence ATGGGAGCGGACGTGACGGACCTCGTGGAGACAGTAACCTCCTCCGACGAACCTGCCGAAGTCGAGAGCATCTCGAACCACGAGTTGCCCCCCGAGATTCGAGCGCTGATTGACGAGTACGACGCCTTCGAGGGAAGCCGAGACCCGTTCCTCTGGAAGTGGGTCCACCGACTGACGCCCCACTTCACGTTCTCGTTCGTTCCCGACGACCGCGTCACCGAGGTGCGGACCGCCAAGACCCTCGGCACGGTCTTCATCACGATTCTCGACGACTTTCTGGAGAAGGACCGCGACCGGGAGACGTTCGACGAGGCCGCCAAGATTCCCCACTCGGCCTACGAGATGGACCCCGACAGGGAGGCGGTCCAGTCCGAGCAGTTGCGCCTCGCGAAGCGGGTCTGGGACGACTTGCGAGACGTTCTCGCCGACGCGCCCCGGTCGGAGTTCTACCTGCCGCTGTTCCGATTCGACACCCAGCAGGCGGTGGACGCGATACGGTACTCGTATCTACTCGGGCGGTATCCCGAACTCGCCAACTACCGGGAGTTGACCCTCCACGAGTCGCACAACGTCATGATGTTCGCGTACGCCGACATCGACCTGATGTACTCGCCCGCGCTCCCGACCGACGACCTCGCGCAACTCCGGCGCATGGTGTGGCAGGCCCAGATGATGGCCCGCATCGGCAACTGGGTGGCGACGTGGGAGCGCGAGATTCGGGAGACCGACTTCAGTTCGGGTCCCGTCGTCCACGCCCTCGAAGAGGGACTGCTGACCTACGACGAACTCGAACGACTCAGAGAGGACCCCGAGTACCGCGAGGAGGTCGTCGAGCGACTCAGAGACGCCGACGTCGATGCCGCCTTCTTCGAGCGATGGCAGGGCCACTACGAGGAACTCGAGCGACTCGCCGCGGACCTCTCGACTATCGACGCCACGTCGTACGTCGAGGGGATGGAGACGGTCCTCCGGTACTTCATCTGGGGCAAAGGCCGGGTGTGA